Within Lactobacillus amylovorus DSM 20531, the genomic segment TATCCGAAAGCTCATTTTCAACGCTGTCTAGTTCATGTCATGCGCAATATTTGCGCTAAAGTACGCGTAGATGATCGCGAAACGATCATGAATGAATTCAAGCAAATTCATCAACAGCAAAATAAAGAAGCTGCGATCAAAGTCTTGCACGCCTTCTATGACAAGTGGAACAGAGCGTACAACCATGTCATCAGAAATCTCAAAGATATTGAACCTGATCTGCTGGTCTTTTACAGCTATCCTAAGCAGATCAGAGCTTCAATTTACTCTACCAACATGATTGAATCTTTTAACAACGTCATTAAGCGCAAGGCTAAGCCTAAAGCAGAGTTTCCGACTGAACAGTCGCTTGATACTTTTATTGGCATCCAAGCAATGAGTTACAATGACCGCTACTTCAACCGAATTCACAAAGGCTTTGGTCAGGTTAAGGACACCTTAGAATCTTACTTTGACTAAATAAAGAATAAAAAATCAATCTATGAGAAAGATCTATTTACACAAAAGATTTGACAGTTTCGATCTGAAGGATAAGATTAAAGATAAAGAATAATTTGTTAGTTTTAAAGCACTTAGTTTTTAATATTAAGTGCTTTTTTCTTGATGGTCGTCAATTTCTGCTAACAACATTTCTCCTAAACTAAAACATGAAAAACAAAGGAGGAATATAAATGGTAAAAATTCAACAATTTTTTGTTAAACATCAAAAAATAATTTTGTCACTTAATACTGTGCTGATTTTGCTTGCGGAAGCAGCTAAATGGTTATTCCATATCAATGCTGCTTATCAAACACCCTAAAGTATAAAGGTAGATAGAAACATGACGATGTTTTTATCTACCTTTTTTCTTATACTTAGATTGAGGTTGAGGTCGACAACAGAATGGAATATTAAATTCGACTGTCAAACGGGCCCATAAATGTTTATTTTCAATCAAACTAGATTAAGGGTGTGGATCTCAGAGATCGTATAATCAAGAAATGGAGCTGAAAATAAATATTTGCCTCAATTGATTTAAAACGGGGTGATTAGGTGAATATTATTGGTATTGATGTTAGTCAAGGTGAAAGTCATGCCACTTTGATAACAAAAGAAGCGGAAGAAATAGCTTTTAAATTTAAGCATAATAAGAGCGGTTTCCAAATATTAAATTCTTATATTAAACCCGGTACAATAATAATATTTGAAACTACAGGTGTTTATTCGGCTCAGCTTACTACTTATTTAAAAAATAAAAAGGTCAAATTTTATGAGCTAAATCCCCTAGAAGCAAAATTAAGAATGGCTTCTTTGAGAAGAAATAAAACTGACAAGAATGATTCATTTAAATTAGCTTTATTGGGTAAAACTCAATTAGCGGAAATAAAGAATCACTGTAATAAACAATCTAATTCGTTGTATGAATCTTTACGGATTTTATCTTTGAGATATAAGCAGTTAATTAAATGTAGAACCAGAATACTTAATTTCCTTCGTTCTAGCTTAGAGCTTACTTTCCCAGAACTAAATCAGATTTTTAAAAATGCTTATGCAGTTTTAGCTCTTCAAGTATTTAGAATGTATTGTCATCCTGACTTTTTGGTAGGATTAACTCTTAAAGAAATGACCACTAGAGTTTACCAATCTGTTAGCAGGCGAATACATAAAGATGTAATTCAAAGTTATTGTGCTCAAGTTTGGTTAGCAGCTAAAGACTCTTATCCTGCTGTCCCAGCAGATTCTTTAGAAATTGAAATTATTTCAGAATACTGCGACGAAATAGAAAGTTACAATAAAGAAATAGCCTATATTCAGAGCAAATTAATTAAGACAGCTGTTGGATTAGATGATTTCAAAGTTATTTCCAGTATTCCTGGAGCAGGTCAATTAAATAGCGCTTTATTACTGGGCTTTACTGGTGATATTGCTCGCTTTGATAATTATAAACAACTCAATGCTTTCCTAGGTTTGGATTTAAACAGATATCAGTCTGGTAAATACGGTAAGGGTGATACTATTAACCGCAGAGGCAGTAGTCAGGGCAGAGCTGTTGAAACAGATATGATTCGAAGCATGTTAAGAAATCAGGGTAAAATTCAAAATCATTTAGTTGACTACTATTACAAATTAAAAAAGCCACCTTTCAATAAGCATGACAAGGTAGCTTTAATAGCGTGTGCCAATCATTTGAATCGCACTATTATAAATTTGGTCCACACACATCAACTTTATAATTATTCTAAGGCAATTCATTAATAAATGCTTAGCACGCAATAAGTGAAAAACTGCCAAAAGACTAGTCTTTTGGGGTTATGTTTAGTATACTCTTTTTTCTCTATAATAATGATTGACATTCTATAAGAAGTTCTGATGCTAGTAGTAGGAGTTATTGGTTTAATTCCAATATTGTTAACAGCTATTTCATCATTGAAAGTAAAATTAGTTTCCATTGATGTTTTGGTATCATTGGCAGTAATTGGCGCTATTATTATTGGCGAATTTAATGAAGCAGCAATTGTTACCTGGCTTTTTGCATTGGGTGATGTTCTGGAAGAACTTACTCTTAAAAAGACGCGTAAAGCTGTATCTGATTTAACTAAAATGGCGCCACGAACCGCGTTAGTCTTGCAAGATGACGGGACAACGGAAGAAGAGGATGTAGATTTTATTGATCCTGGTGAAAAGATTTTGATTAAAACCGGAGATCAAGTCCCAGTTGATGGAAAAATTGTCTCGGGTTCAGGTTATCTAAATGAAGCTAATGTTAATGGTGAGTCGAAACCAGCCGATAAAAAACAAGGTGATCAAGTCTATGCCGGTACAATTCTAGAAGATGGCACCTTGACAGTAGAGACTACAGCAGCCGGAGATGATACTACCTTTGGCAAGATTATCGAAATGGTAGAGGAAGCTCAGGATTCCAAATCTCATACTGAGAAGTTGATCAATCGTTTTTCTAAATACTACACTCCTGCGGTATTAGTGATTGCGATTATTGTAGGCTTAATTACAAGAGACTTCAAATTGGCAATTACAGTAATGGTTCTAGGTTGTCCAGGTGCTTTGGTTATTGGAGTTCCCGTTTCAACTGTTGCCGGTATTGGTAACGGAGCTAAAAATGGCGTGATGTTTAAGGGCTCTCAAGTAATGGATGCAGCTCGTAAAATCGATGAAATCGCCTTTGATAAAACTGGTACTTTAACAGTTGGTCACCCAGAGGTAAATAAAATTGAAGTTCTGAGTGGTAATAAGGACGAAGTTGTTAACCTGGCTGCTAACATTGAGTCTCAAAGCAATCACCCGTTAGCT encodes:
- a CDS encoding IS110 family transposase is translated as MNIIGIDVSQGESHATLITKEAEEIAFKFKHNKSGFQILNSYIKPGTIIIFETTGVYSAQLTTYLKNKKVKFYELNPLEAKLRMASLRRNKTDKNDSFKLALLGKTQLAEIKNHCNKQSNSLYESLRILSLRYKQLIKCRTRILNFLRSSLELTFPELNQIFKNAYAVLALQVFRMYCHPDFLVGLTLKEMTTRVYQSVSRRIHKDVIQSYCAQVWLAAKDSYPAVPADSLEIEIISEYCDEIESYNKEIAYIQSKLIKTAVGLDDFKVISSIPGAGQLNSALLLGFTGDIARFDNYKQLNAFLGLDLNRYQSGKYGKGDTINRRGSSQGRAVETDMIRSMLRNQGKIQNHLVDYYYKLKKPPFNKHDKVALIACANHLNRTIINLVHTHQLYNYSKAIH